aatctttattagagtataatttaaattatactctaataaagattttaagtctttcaaaaattttgtcattttaataagtcTCTTAGACTTACATATTTACTTCTTAAATCTTACAATGAAActttcatttttgtttcaaaaaaattaatcCGAAATTGTATTGTGGCAGaaaaaaaaaagctcaaaaaaAAACATGAAGAGGAAACAAACCGGCAACACCGGCCAGTCCAGTTTGTTGACATTGAATACGATTGATAAGGAAGTAGCAAACTTTTTCACACAGTgaactaggcctatataaaacttGTCCAAACTCAGGATTTTATACAATTTCGCCATCATTATGGAGAACGGGACGGAGAAACCGGACCAGCCGCCTCAGCAAACTACAGCCGAGTTAACAGCTCTGAAAAAAGTGGCGGCGAAAGGTAAGCTTTGGTGAGAAAATTGATAAAATCTAAGCCATGGTGGTGTGGAGATAGTAGATTGACAGTGTCCATTGAACACTGTGGTTGGCTGGCCCCTGAGTGACAGCTTTATTTTTATCCGTACTTCCGTGTTGGCCAATTATTGTATTGTACGAAATGGCTAGAGCTCCTAAAAATAGATTCGAGTACAGAATGTAGCAATTGACATGAAAAGTACCGTAGCATGATTTTATTTAGGGTAATCTTACTGAGGTGGAGTTCAGTGAggggtaggtggggggggggggggggggggggagtctgACAGGATCGATGAACACCACCCCAAAATTAATGGGACCTATGTACTGGCGGGCCTACATCATTGGTACCAATTAGCCGAAAACCATCTTGGGTCGAAAAATTGTATGCCTCCCCCCTctgcctacacagactcaaggcAAAAAATTCATTGCGGGAACCAAAGCATATAAGGTGCACGGACCACACTAAAATTATAGGCCGTACATAACTAAAAGGTTgtgccagtgttcgaaatatgaatcaaaaagttacaggccagctgggcttgaccttaaaaagttaccggccagccaggCCGGCagctagatgccagtcagaaaagttaccggccaggccaataaagttacaggccaatggccggctgaccggccctatttcgaacgctgggttGTGCGCACCCTTTGATTGTGAGTTAAAAGAATGTGAGCGCAGCATGAGGTCACCAGCCCTTatcccccctatttttggtgtaaaaaattctaccctcccccccccccagtatcaGGGGTAGGGGTAAGCACAAAAAATCAAAGGGTCCACTTTAATATTTATCTGGACCCTTgtgtacctgcaaaaccaacatttaaggggtccaatgagaatttgGATGTGGATTATCACAGAAGTCTCAGCATATGAACAGCATCCAgatcattagcgccaatccggcttgaaatgtgggggggggggggacaatcgGCCAAaattcagtggcggcaccaggaattttcttCTGGGGGGCATGGGGAATTGAATTTCAGGGGACAAAATCGAcacattttgcccaaaattgcctcaaaaagtggaaatttacgtaatttgggggattttgcctcaaaagtgaggGGAAACTGCAGGGGGCAagacaaatattttccccaaAGTGCCACCACTGCCAAAATTGTCTAAAAGTGGCTGAAAACCcccaaaaatggtcattttgccaaaaagtgGGGGACCTACTGATAATTAATATACCGGTAGCAGCAGCTCTACATAAAGCAATGAtctaatgttatttttaatatttcagcGATTACTGAACATGAGGAACTTAGAAAGAAATACAAAGCCTTGGAAGTCAAATTCAGGAACACAGAAACAGAACGAAATGAACTCAACAAACTACTCAGACAGACCTCTCAAGAATTTGACAACCTGAAAAGTGGTAAGTCTCTATGATGGTAAGCAGTGGGGAAGGGATGGGGGTTGATGGATGGTCagtgggggagggggtgggtGGGGATGGTAAGCAGTGGGGGATATTGGGTTGGGGGATGGTAAGCAGTGGGAGGGGAGGGCGAGGGGATGGTAAGCAGTGGGGAGGGTGGGATGGGGATGGTAAGTAGTAGGGAAGGGGTGGGTGGGGATGCATGGTAAGCAGTGGGGGTGGCTGGAGGATGATAAGCAGTGGGAGCAGGGGTGGCGAGGGGATGGTAAGCAGTGGGGTAGGGTGGGATGGGGTTGGTAAGCAGTGGGGAAGGGGTGTGGGGGATGGTAAGCAGTGGGGGGGGGGTAAGCAGTGGGGAAAGTAAGATGGGGGATGGTAAGCAGTGGGGAAGGGGTGGGTGGGGGATGCATGGTAAGCAGTGGGGTGGCTGGAGGATGGTAAGCAGTGGGAGAAGGGGTGGCGAGGGGATGGTAAGCAGTGGGGTAGGGGATGATAAGTAGTGGGGGCGGGGTGGTAAGGGGATGGTAAGCAGTGGGGggagggtggggtgggggatggTAAGTAGTTGGGGAGGATGGGTGGGGGATTCATGATAAGCAGTGGGGGTGACTGGAGGATGGTAAGCAGTGGGAGAGGGGGTGGTAAGGGGATGGTTAGCACTTAGCAGTGGGTGAGGGTGAGGTAGGGGTGGTACGGTAAGCAGTTGGGGAGTTGGGGGATGCATGGTAAGCAGTGGTGTTGCTGGAGGATGGAGGGGTGGCAAGGGGATGGTAAGCAGTGGGGTGGGGTGGTAAGCAGTGGAAGAGGGATGATAAGGGGATGGTAAGCAGTGGGGTGGGGGATGGTAAGCAGTACGGGGGAGGGGTGGGTGGGGATGCTAAAATCTCAAAGAATCTGACATAATCTTACAGAATCTCCCTGAAATCTCACAAAATCTCCTGTGATTTGTTTTTCAGTATCGGAAGTAGCTTGTAAAGACTATACAGATTTGTCAATTCAACTAGAAATGGAATCACAATGTCGGGTTACAGCGGAGTCGTTTGCCTCTAGGGTAAGTGATATAAAGGGGCGTATCTGAGGGGAGGCAGTGgagtgcgcagcacattgaaagtggggggccaggttTTTCaattcccccgaatggagtctgattaggagtgtaaggtgcaggcgaaatcagtcatttcggggAAATGACTGATTTGATTTGACAAAAATTGAATCCTGTCAAACACAACAGATTCGGCTGAAATTTTATATTCCCAGTTTCATTCAAACCTAAATAGCTATAACAAAGACCAATGTGATACAATGTGACTATATAGGCTACACATACATATGCTGAAATAAGGAAGTACATGTTTGGTATAAATGTTTACATAAGGGCCATCAAAGTACAAAGTTTATACAAAGTCTACAATATAATACTTACACCTCACAGACAGGGATTGGGAGATATGGCAGGATATTTTGTGGACACTCAaccaaatttaatttaaaaaaaatcatagccATTTATTGTAATAGTTTGTTTGTGACTTTATTATGAAAGTTGCCAAAATGGGGGGGGCAACATTTGATATCATGTCCCCCATGTAAAAACCTGGGGTGGGGGACATGTCCCCCCCAGGTATTGCAGAATTTTAAACTCTCCATCGGTCAGGTCCAAATAACAGGGGCGTATCCAGGTTGTTGAAAAGAGGGCCCGCTCATGAAAAATTCACTCCAGGTTTGTGGCGACCATTTTAGCTAATCTGGGAGCTTGGAGTAGAAAATTGTGTTAAAATCACCTAAGAATTTGTCAAacattttttctcctttttttgaaGGGGCAGGGCATGCCACTCCCACCCTGGATCCATCCTAATAACCACATAGAACTCATTTGTCTGACTTGATATAAAATTAGGATATCACTCATACTTTGTATGATCAATGTGCACTGTGCGTGTTTGTGCAAAAATGCACTCATAGGCCTACTCCCTtcttgatatatattttttaatgaaaatagaatttagaattgattttttaaaaagtaCGGTAATATTGTGTAGGTTTCaacttttgggctattccagttgatgaaATCCATGAtaactccctatggaagacatgacctcaatcgtCCATTAGAGAGTGACTCCCTTTGAAATCTGcgcccccctgtgtgggagattaaggtcatgtctaaaatagggggtgtatggatttcaactggaatagcccagtatggACAAATATTAAACTTGATGAAAATATCTGACAGTAGCAAGACAGACAAGGAATTTCCTGATGTGAAtcaaaatgggccattccagataACATTatgtaccccctatggaaggcattaccttaatctcccacacagggggtgtagatttcaaatggaatcgcccattcaggtaaccctatttgaaattcacactccctgtgtgggaaattaagttcatgtcttccacagggggtgtatggatttcaactggaatagcccaatgaccagAGACAATAAGCTCTAATATGGAAATAGATAATCGTTGAAAGTTTGCTGCTTAATTTAGGTATTGCAGTGTGTAGTTTGTATGAAATTACATCGTACAGGCcgcgacaaatcgcctgtccaATAGCCCGGGGCAATCAACTTTTTTGTCGGCcaattaaaactctgaagagctgtgcccaATCGGGCAAGTCCATGTAAAGCTTACAGAGTACTACTTATGTCAATCTTGGCGTGatcacagaagtaaaaaacagTGAAAACCCAAGTAAAAATCTTCTTAAATTGTAGTACTCAAATATTTCGAAGATATCCCACCCCAGACTGGCAGACAGTATGCTAATGAACATGATGTTTATTTGTGACGTATtggtattatattatagtttcaATGACGTCAACTGGCCGTGTATTTACATATATGGAGGATTATGTACAATTTTTTGTACATGAGATTGAGACATACTTAGTAGTGCTTGCAAAAATACGTAAATCGTGCGTAAGTCTATgttccaaattttaaaacaagagaattgatcaagccgtttttggattataccaaaatgtctttagggggggacttacttttttggaaccgtttatatgTTCAATTGGGGGAGGAGAGGTAATAATGCTGATTATGCTGATAATATTTCTTTGTAGGGTTATTTGACAAAACTTCCCATCCCCATTTTGTAAATtgtacaagggggggggggcaggaactGTTGGGCAGGTTATTTTGAAAAGTAAACTCAGGTCACACTGCAGAGTAGTCACTTTACAAATTAAGGGAAGCAGGGGGAACATGTACATTTTGAACATAAAATCACTCTACATTTAGAGTAgacatcaggctattccagttgaaagccatacaccctctatggaagacatgaccttaatctcccacacagtgggtgtaaatttctaatggagtcacccattcaggtagttaaccacatttgaaattcacactttttgtgtggaagattaagggcatccatacagtgttcgaaattttggttgtccgttcgcccaagacaaccaaaacatgccccggacaaccaaaaataatgcTCTAATTGTCCcgcggacaaccaaagatctacagccaaaagtcactttttcagcatgttagtttgctcaaacctgacacaactgacactcactccactttattggtcaatgtagttgtttcagattgtgtcaggtaacggacaaccaaaaaccaaaaactttggtggacaaccagaaattacaacctggttgtccgtgggacaaccccttttattttcttaattcggacactgcATCCATATCATGATCAGGCCTCATCCACtttttgtgtgggagattaaaggtcatgtcctccatagggggtgtatggatgtcaactggaatagcctgttttGCTGAGTTGTGTcacatatattttgatgtaaCCATTTCCAAGTATTGTAGAAGTGGATATTTTtgtggtacattaattttcatgcttttcacgcTCAATGCAGCTTACGAGAAAATTAAAACACGCGAATATGTTATTTTTATGTATAGGtctatataagaaactcaaaaTCGCAAAATTTGAAATAGTTACAAATCGGCAAAACAAGTAAATTTACACACATAGAAATAACCACTTTCTTTTACAGTACTTGACATGTTCAACCCACATAAACCATTAATTTCTTCAGTGACATCATAAAGTCCTACGTCAGATATTGTATGTAATCATCATCGTTGGGACAGCAGCCAATGTGACACAGCTGACACCATTCTTTGTCATTGTTTCGCTCctaattaatgctctgcatgctaaccATAGGCTCCATATAAAAAGTCACaagttttttccaatattttctcaaaatatcaagagctatctcaagacccactgaaccaatactgggcttgtttgtactcattggaatgcagatttcaaatatagtcatgaaaatttacaaatctgaaattttttcattttgatttttttttaaaaacttgtcgtctgcagtcgacatccacATATAGAGAGTTACTCTGTGGCTGTTGCTGtccaatcattataattatgACTAATTGATTTAAAATAATGATCCAAAAAATACAATGTAAACTGGAGGAAGGGGCGGGGCACCCAATACTAAGATATGCATTATGTGCAGTCCTATTAAAAACCCCGCTGTTTTTTGCCCGTTTGCCCACTGAAGACCCCCTATTGTGTGTATTTCCGCCACAAAGACCTATGCACTTTTCCCCATATTTTGCTTGTCCctagactggccccagtctcggttcagttccatctctggataatgtaacaataaataattacataatgccctattccTGTAACCCCTCCCCCTTAGTtttctcaatgccaaaaacccattcctcttcatccacaaatcgacgccactgattacacacacagtcagtgcagcaatatagaaacataCTCGTATTATTAGTGAACGCGAAAGTACATTGAGCGCTGAATCCTGGACTGGTCCAGTCTGTTTcagatctcccttccaaatattcgttcaacgaagcccggtgattctgatgtcaattacgaaagccccgccccagtttcaattcaaatatggtagcacaaagctatgccgctgGATGTGACGcttaagatcggatgggacacttgtcaacactgagaggtattgagctcaagtggcacgcgcctgatagacccatggtacgcgcaataataaaaagcAACCACTCGACTcagacttaggcctattgtccacaTTGcatatattatcgcgtgcggtttgcaaatgtttgcacattatttagctagggaagccttttcaaatatccccgcgctgccaagctgtgttgatggtcggatacaatatcgtt
Above is a genomic segment from Amphiura filiformis chromosome 10, Afil_fr2py, whole genome shotgun sequence containing:
- the LOC140162066 gene encoding uncharacterized protein gives rise to the protein MENGTEKPDQPPQQTTAELTALKKVAAKAITEHEELRKKYKALEVKFRNTETERNELNKLLRQTSQEFDNLKSVSEVACKDYTDLSIQLEMESQCRVTAESFASRMVKENRDIKRKSTAFLARSANPDFARQYQLALEEEEDELSSGGEGSADSQEISELRTQCDGE